One part of the Pseudemcibacter aquimaris genome encodes these proteins:
- a CDS encoding Ig-like domain-containing protein — protein MSKNSAQSNSSYRSLYSSKYDKIPNINGNGKNNELIGTSSSERINGGGWNDYIYSGGGSDFINGNGGYDILELTDTPLDYMFYQDSYNSWHIEKYSTGDIIAFKNIEQINFGDYTISINGEDNVPYAEDVSLSTLEDTDTQAFDLQSIVWDLERDLTGDPLTFKIEIDTVSPHGSYTITEEGMLVFTPTDSYAGQDSFTYTVKDGTHEVTRTVSIDVEAVADIPDLVVDVLAGEQVNHVVFDISTMLNDLDGSEELQLFFNGIPDGVALYDSNGNPIGPNGIYLGNGATEHDLQLTMVLPKNYNWDFPLEIVARSTELQNAENSVTIAVPTATASTVIDIDYGVEITEISSEFLANDQSIWNNPNSYVSHTQFLGLDADTSGGLFGTVDYNIDVKTGIEAEAGVKGGTANSGMSFDMDFINYHNYTTNMLEIDTSFVETDSWFETEDVVTFIDFDAIMDIYASIGINVSLDVIIDTINVINQTFSINQDYEFDILSFQSDQATPYNLAFSYGNLSVSENSIEYTFKGDMVSIEVFRDHAGTAGDNNTDGSISLDIADITLDVDEVIAYLAGYPGMFGGSYSVSPFGGVSYDFIDFDIIGGMDVQQSFDQDFSSLFGELLIDGSSTNYIVGDTLVFNDVADDAVISTILDVEGLFNNDTDIIFALDYALKALAVELDLNASADIPGTPAVKDPVTGSTIIPAIPGYTFTVDYNRDAAVWETDGTITSTSYGVYDNSTTLDFEDQSYILFV, from the coding sequence ATGAGTAAGAATTCAGCACAATCTAATAGTAGTTATAGATCTTTATATTCTTCAAAATACGATAAAATTCCTAATATTAATGGTAACGGAAAAAATAACGAACTTATCGGAACCTCAAGCTCTGAACGCATTAATGGTGGTGGCTGGAATGATTATATCTATTCTGGCGGTGGCAGTGATTTTATCAATGGAAATGGTGGGTATGATATACTCGAGCTGACCGACACTCCGCTTGATTATATGTTTTATCAAGATAGCTATAATAGTTGGCATATTGAGAAATACTCAACAGGCGACATTATAGCTTTTAAAAATATCGAACAAATTAATTTTGGTGATTATACCATTTCAATTAATGGCGAAGATAATGTTCCATATGCAGAAGATGTATCATTATCAACACTGGAAGATACAGATACACAAGCATTTGATCTTCAGTCAATAGTTTGGGATTTAGAGCGTGATTTAACAGGTGATCCGCTCACTTTTAAAATAGAAATTGATACGGTTTCTCCTCATGGTAGTTATACAATTACTGAGGAAGGAATGTTGGTGTTTACCCCTACCGACAGTTACGCAGGACAGGATTCTTTCACATATACTGTGAAGGATGGTACACACGAGGTTACCAGAACAGTTTCCATAGATGTTGAAGCAGTAGCAGATATTCCAGATCTTGTAGTTGATGTACTTGCCGGGGAACAAGTAAATCATGTGGTTTTTGATATTTCCACAATGCTAAACGATTTGGATGGTTCAGAAGAATTGCAATTGTTCTTTAATGGTATTCCTGACGGGGTTGCGCTTTATGATAGTAACGGTAACCCGATCGGTCCAAATGGTATTTATCTTGGTAATGGTGCTACGGAGCATGATCTTCAGTTAACAATGGTGTTGCCAAAGAATTATAATTGGGATTTTCCACTTGAAATCGTTGCCCGTTCTACTGAACTTCAAAATGCTGAAAATTCTGTGACAATTGCTGTTCCTACGGCAACGGCATCCACGGTTATTGATATTGATTATGGTGTTGAAATTACCGAAATATCTTCTGAATTTTTAGCGAATGACCAAAGTATTTGGAATAATCCTAATAGCTATGTTTCACATACGCAATTTCTGGGGCTCGATGCTGATACGAGTGGGGGATTATTCGGAACTGTTGATTATAATATCGATGTTAAAACGGGTATCGAGGCAGAAGCAGGTGTAAAAGGAGGTACGGCGAATTCGGGTATGTCCTTTGATATGGATTTTATCAACTATCATAATTACACCACCAACATGCTTGAAATAGATACAAGCTTCGTTGAAACAGATAGTTGGTTTGAAACAGAAGATGTGGTCACATTTATTGATTTTGATGCCATCATGGATATTTATGCCAGCATTGGTATCAATGTATCTTTAGATGTTATTATTGATACAATTAATGTTATAAATCAAACGTTTAGCATTAATCAAGATTATGAATTTGATATTCTGAGTTTTCAATCAGACCAGGCTACACCTTATAATCTTGCATTCTCATATGGCAATTTAAGTGTTAGTGAGAATAGCATAGAATATACATTCAAAGGTGATATGGTAAGTATTGAGGTATTTAGAGATCATGCTGGGACTGCGGGGGATAATAATACTGATGGCTCTATTTCACTGGATATTGCTGACATTACTTTGGATGTTGATGAAGTAATTGCTTATCTTGCTGGTTATCCAGGTATGTTTGGTGGTAGTTATAGCGTTTCGCCGTTTGGTGGTGTGTCATACGATTTTATTGATTTCGATATCATTGGCGGCATGGATGTCCAACAAAGTTTTGATCAGGATTTTAGCAGTTTGTTTGGAGAATTGTTAATAGATGGTTCGTCAACAAATTACATTGTTGGTGATACATTGGTATTTAACGATGTCGCAGATGATGCCGTAATTTCTACAATATTGGATGTAGAAGGATTGTTTAATAATGATACGGATATAATTTTTGCATTGGATTATGCATTAAAAGCCCTCGCTGTTGAATTAGACCTTAATGCCAGTGCGGATATTCCAGGTACCCCAGCGGTAAAAGATCCTGTAACAGGTTCCACAATAATTCCTGCGATTCCAGGATATACATTTACAGTGGATTATAATCGAGATGCGGCAGTATGGGAAACCGATGGTACAATTACATCAACGAGTTATGGTGTGTACGACAATTCTACGACCTTAGATTTCGAAGACCAAAGTTACATATTATTTGTATAG
- a CDS encoding NAD(P)/FAD-dependent oxidoreductase — MSDHQDIIVIGAGVIGLSIAKHLSEAGREVLVLEKEKHFGMITSSRNSEVIHAGLYFAPDWLKTKLCVRGKELLYEYAAQRHIPHQRCGKILVAMSDAEQERLDDIKSKAELNGVHDLTPLSKADIKNIEPDISGEAGLFSPSSGIIDSHMHMVNMIGDIEDNSGMIAYNVEIAAIEKLNHGFKIIMADGYTLTCNLLINAAGLGAQKLATKIDAMSSELIPPRVMAKGHYFSYTGKTNFKHLVYPVPGKGSLGLHLCIDTGGGVKFGPDINFVEEEEYSVPETLKEKFVSVVSEYFPNIDPDKLHPDYAGIRPKLSESGLDFDIGFQDKHGIEGLVNLFGMESPGLTSNLAIGEYVRDKINEFG; from the coding sequence ATGTCTGATCATCAAGACATTATCGTCATTGGCGCGGGTGTAATTGGGCTATCCATTGCCAAACATTTATCCGAAGCGGGGCGCGAAGTCCTTGTTTTGGAAAAAGAAAAACATTTCGGTATGATCACAAGCAGCCGCAACAGCGAAGTGATCCATGCCGGCCTTTATTTTGCGCCCGATTGGCTAAAAACCAAACTTTGTGTGCGTGGTAAAGAGCTTTTATATGAGTATGCAGCGCAAAGACACATACCACACCAACGATGTGGCAAGATACTTGTGGCAATGTCAGACGCCGAACAAGAACGGTTGGATGATATTAAATCAAAAGCCGAATTAAACGGCGTACATGACCTTACCCCCCTTTCAAAAGCTGATATCAAAAATATAGAACCGGATATTTCTGGTGAAGCGGGACTATTTTCCCCGAGCAGCGGCATCATCGATAGCCATATGCATATGGTCAATATGATCGGTGATATCGAAGACAACAGCGGTATGATCGCCTATAACGTTGAAATTGCCGCAATTGAAAAATTAAATCATGGCTTTAAGATCATAATGGCGGATGGTTACACCCTCACCTGTAATTTACTGATTAATGCGGCGGGGCTTGGCGCACAAAAGCTGGCCACAAAAATTGACGCCATGTCGTCTGAATTAATCCCACCGCGCGTGATGGCCAAGGGGCATTATTTTTCATATACAGGTAAAACAAATTTCAAACATCTGGTTTATCCGGTTCCGGGCAAAGGAAGCCTTGGGTTACATTTATGCATTGATACCGGCGGCGGCGTAAAATTTGGCCCGGATATTAATTTTGTAGAGGAAGAAGAATATAGTGTCCCCGAAACCTTAAAAGAAAAATTTGTAAGCGTGGTCAGCGAATATTTCCCCAACATTGATCCCGATAAATTGCACCCGGATTACGCAGGGATAAGACCAAAATTATCCGAATCTGGTCTTGATTTCGATATCGGTTTTCAGGATAAACATGGTATTGAAGGACTTGTTAATTTATTTGGTATGGAAAGTCCGGGCCTCACCAGC
- a CDS encoding calcium-binding protein: MFANAKIDKKDTNSINLNKKKNASILMTLLPLSACGGGGSPLGGGGGPAPTSTPNSTSFVETTTNVWVAEDNNDATINLRASTSHLTVTGKDGDDNISTGSGFDLIDGGNGADTIHGGDGRDIIIYDANDIVDGGADYDTILINQSNISLDLDDVSFSNIEYIELGNNNNSLTFHGSDIASITDEDFFWINGGITATVTAQNSWNYSGTGFDVIKGSPAETAVLEPALYHFYYFYDGTNEYDIRIAVEIENQVGFPAPASTFTEIAANNYIETSDLGSFISLSTSDDNLTITGGAGYDKIITGNGNDIIFAGSGSGFMVGGKGNDTITGGNLNDIIYGGAGADTLDGGDNVRYGDQISYYGSNAGVNVNLATNVVSGGHAEGDIISNFERIRGSDFDDILTGDDQNNIIDGEEGHDIISTAGGNDIIHAFGFDGSHFDTIDGGTGYDKIAFFDVEEEIDLSEMSYSNIEHLSINRGSISITLDANDIINITGAENSLRVEGDNDDTFTVSGNWTYSETEIYAHVLYDVYNNGAQELKIAREFGTINGIDREDNSFTETSDFNFVSNDPVTATFTMASTFNDLTITTTSATSYIVAGLGYDTINGGNGDDIIYGLSGDDTISGGSGNDVIAGGYGDDIISSGSGNDILIFDIDSSFDTILDFDDGNDLIDLSATGYAFDDLTITQEGSDTQIAYLDGYTITLVDFTATDITAIDFLFA, from the coding sequence ATGTTTGCAAATGCTAAAATTGATAAAAAAGATACAAATTCAATAAACCTGAATAAAAAGAAAAATGCATCAATACTGATGACACTTTTACCGCTGTCTGCCTGCGGCGGGGGTGGCAGCCCATTGGGCGGTGGTGGTGGTCCTGCCCCGACTTCCACACCGAATTCAACATCATTTGTTGAAACGACAACGAATGTTTGGGTGGCTGAGGATAACAACGATGCAACGATTAATTTAAGGGCATCAACATCACACCTAACCGTTACCGGAAAAGATGGCGATGATAATATTTCTACAGGATCTGGATTTGATCTGATCGATGGCGGTAATGGCGCCGATACAATTCATGGCGGCGATGGCCGTGACATAATTATTTATGATGCTAACGATATCGTGGATGGTGGCGCTGATTACGACACAATCCTGATTAATCAATCCAATATTTCACTTGATCTTGATGATGTATCCTTCAGTAACATTGAATATATCGAACTTGGAAATAATAATAACAGCCTGACATTCCACGGAAGTGACATTGCATCAATCACTGATGAAGATTTTTTCTGGATCAATGGCGGGATTACTGCCACTGTTACCGCACAAAATAGTTGGAACTATTCTGGTACAGGTTTTGACGTAATAAAAGGCTCTCCTGCAGAAACTGCTGTATTAGAACCTGCGCTTTATCATTTTTATTATTTTTATGATGGTACAAATGAATATGATATCAGAATTGCTGTTGAAATTGAAAACCAAGTAGGATTTCCCGCCCCTGCTTCCACCTTTACGGAAATTGCAGCAAATAATTATATTGAAACAAGCGATCTTGGTTCGTTCATAAGTTTATCAACCAGTGACGATAATCTAACGATCACCGGCGGTGCAGGGTATGACAAAATAATCACTGGCAATGGCAATGATATCATTTTCGCTGGTAGCGGTTCCGGTTTTATGGTTGGTGGCAAGGGCAATGATACGATTACCGGCGGGAATTTGAATGACATCATTTACGGTGGTGCTGGCGCCGATACCCTTGATGGTGGCGATAATGTCCGATATGGCGATCAAATCAGTTATTATGGATCGAACGCCGGGGTAAATGTTAACCTTGCCACAAATGTTGTATCAGGCGGACACGCCGAAGGCGATATCATCAGCAATTTTGAACGCATTCGCGGTTCGGATTTTGATGATATTTTAACAGGAGACGATCAAAACAACATCATTGATGGCGAAGAAGGACACGATATCATTTCCACGGCCGGTGGCAATGACATCATTCATGCGTTTGGCTTTGACGGATCACATTTTGATACGATCGATGGCGGCACAGGTTATGATAAAATAGCATTTTTTGACGTCGAAGAAGAAATCGACCTTTCCGAAATGTCTTATAGCAATATTGAACATCTTTCGATCAATCGCGGCTCAATATCAATTACACTTGATGCGAATGATATTATTAATATCACAGGCGCAGAAAATTCATTAAGAGTTGAAGGTGATAATGATGATACCTTTACTGTATCGGGTAATTGGACTTATTCTGAAACCGAAATATACGCACATGTTCTTTATGATGTTTATAATAACGGCGCACAGGAACTTAAAATTGCCCGTGAATTCGGCACCATTAATGGCATTGACCGTGAAGACAACAGCTTTACGGAAACTTCCGATTTTAATTTTGTTTCTAACGATCCCGTTACCGCAACCTTCACAATGGCAAGCACATTTAATGACCTTACGATCACAACAACCAGCGCAACGAGCTATATCGTAGCCGGCCTTGGGTACGATACAATCAACGGAGGCAATGGTGATGACATAATTTATGGACTTTCCGGTGATGATACAATTTCTGGCGGCAGCGGCAATGATGTTATTGCCGGTGGATATGGTGATGATATTATTTCAAGCGGTAGCGGTAATGACATATTAATATTCGATATTGACAGTAGTTTCGACACAATCCTTGACTTTGATGATGGTAATGATCTGATTGATCTATCCGCAACTGGTTACGCTTTTGATGATCTGACAATTACGCAGGAAGGAAGCGATACACAAATTGCCTATTTGGATGGATACACAATAACGCTTGTAGATTTCACTGCGACCGATATCACGGCAATTGATTTTTTATTTGCATAA
- a CDS encoding HAMP domain-containing sensor histidine kinase: MINRFQTKLVVLFATLFITIQVITSLSVYFATKNNLEDQARQQLLYSRDVFTRSLNVNADKWISETDIYSTEYGFRAAVTTDDPATIKSALENLSSRVGTDCATIISLDGDIVAQVSVTSPVKIPQDTLNELIEMADEYGNASAYISSGGLVHQVIVVPVLAPIPVAWVVMGVQIEETELIEMRKSLPTGVEVTFYQDNEYLISTLDQHMLQLLPEPQSNAVNLDQQTNILAVNGNNFMAYSNEIASDLEESSIKVLLTYSLDAAYSPYMPLAYALLIILGLGLLLLITGSITVAKSVSKPISSLAKIANKITSDRNYDIRANTDHETREIELLYNSFNEMLDTLQVHQTELVRAKDIAEDSNKTKSQFMANMSHELRTPLNAIIGFSELIGPDSPIPMSAEKSKDYAKDIHSSAVRLLQVINDILDLSRIETDKMELQKEDIDLIEVIDTCERLLMTKVTEADLKLTNNLLDQTIVINMDERSLKQIMMNLLSNSIKFTPEGGTITLENSFNDDGSLNVHIIDTGIGMSEDQIPAALEPFGQVDTGLNRKFEGTGLGLPLVKSLLELQGGHLTLNSKPDQGTEAIITLPANSIVLVEDNKKPLKA, translated from the coding sequence ATGATTAACCGGTTTCAAACAAAATTAGTTGTTCTTTTTGCAACCCTGTTTATTACCATTCAGGTGATAACATCGTTGTCCGTTTATTTCGCGACTAAAAACAACCTTGAAGATCAAGCACGTCAGCAACTTCTTTACAGCCGGGATGTTTTTACACGTTCACTGAATGTGAATGCTGATAAATGGATTAGTGAAACCGACATTTATTCGACCGAATATGGATTTAGAGCAGCCGTTACAACTGATGATCCGGCAACCATTAAATCCGCACTTGAAAACCTATCATCCCGTGTTGGCACGGACTGCGCAACTATTATTTCACTAGATGGGGATATCGTTGCACAAGTTTCCGTTACGTCACCTGTAAAAATCCCGCAAGATACACTTAATGAATTAATTGAAATGGCCGATGAATACGGAAATGCGTCCGCCTATATTAGTTCGGGCGGTCTCGTTCATCAGGTTATTGTTGTACCAGTTCTCGCCCCTATTCCGGTGGCATGGGTTGTTATGGGCGTTCAAATTGAAGAAACAGAACTGATTGAAATGCGTAAATCATTACCAACAGGCGTAGAGGTTACCTTTTATCAAGACAATGAATATTTAATTTCAACACTTGATCAACATATGTTGCAACTTTTACCAGAACCACAATCAAACGCGGTTAATCTGGATCAACAAACGAATATTCTTGCTGTGAATGGCAATAATTTTATGGCTTATAGCAATGAAATTGCATCTGACCTTGAAGAAAGCTCAATAAAAGTACTTCTTACCTATTCATTAGATGCAGCCTATAGCCCCTATATGCCACTTGCATATGCACTGTTAATTATTCTTGGGCTTGGGTTACTGCTATTAATCACAGGCAGCATTACCGTTGCAAAAAGCGTATCAAAGCCGATTAGTTCACTTGCAAAAATTGCCAATAAAATCACCAGCGATCGCAATTATGATATTCGCGCCAATACAGACCATGAAACACGTGAAATTGAACTTTTATATAATAGTTTCAATGAAATGCTCGACACATTACAGGTTCATCAAACGGAACTTGTACGCGCCAAAGACATCGCGGAAGATTCCAATAAAACCAAATCACAATTCATGGCAAACATGAGCCATGAGCTTAGAACGCCGCTTAATGCCATTATCGGTTTTTCTGAACTTATTGGACCAGATTCTCCTATTCCTATGAGTGCGGAAAAAAGTAAGGATTACGCCAAAGATATCCACAGTTCAGCTGTCAGGCTTCTACAGGTTATTAATGATATTCTTGATCTATCCCGTATTGAAACCGATAAAATGGAACTTCAGAAAGAAGACATCGACCTGATCGAAGTGATTGATACTTGTGAAAGATTGCTCATGACAAAAGTTACTGAAGCAGATCTTAAACTCACCAATAATCTACTTGATCAAACAATCGTCATTAATATGGATGAACGTTCCTTAAAACAAATTATGATGAACCTGTTATCAAATTCCATTAAATTTACACCAGAGGGCGGCACAATTACCCTTGAAAATTCATTTAATGATGATGGATCACTTAATGTTCATATTATCGATACCGGCATTGGAATGTCCGAAGATCAGATCCCGGCAGCCCTAGAACCATTCGGTCAGGTTGATACAGGACTTAACCGCAAATTCGAAGGAACCGGACTTGGATTACCTCTTGTTAAAAGCCTTCTTGAGCTACAAGGCGGTCATTTAACACTTAACAGTAAACCCGATCAGGGCACCGAAGCCATTATAACACTACCGGCTAATAGCATCGTTCTTGTCGAAGACAATAAGAAACCATTGAAAGCATAA
- a CDS encoding MalY/PatB family protein, whose translation MKKFGGQNRRTFMKAAGMTALMAGAGTGSAHAMGMGMGQAKNRSKGYDFDEIYSRVGVNSVKWDSAIRRYGKDKITVPMGIADLDFRQHPAVVKALQKRATYDNYGYETIPDSYWQSIIDWNKERYGIELKKEWLRNSSALKPGMVSSMRGLNPVKGKVILSTPTYSGFRGAINKAGMRVEMNPLKKVNGRWTFDLEDLEKRLDYETKCLVLCNPNNPTGECWTADEMRALGDLCISKGVTVLSDEIHCDFVTKGNKFVPYSSLGEKYAQTSITYRSPSKTFGHANLKVAYFYTENEDLMNATMIGGGHETGVNAFGLAAAEAAFTEGAEWVDDVNEYLDENFDYLVEYINTPGNMPGIEYTKPEGTYLAWLDCNGLKERVATPEKVKALHDKWMAAGNHRRVTPEMAIGEWMVENSGVQLNAGHSYGVGSDGFMRMNIAVPRSSLKTALDNMNAALKKEFG comes from the coding sequence ATGAAGAAATTTGGTGGACAAAACCGCAGAACTTTTATGAAGGCTGCTGGTATGACTGCTCTTATGGCTGGTGCTGGCACCGGTAGCGCGCATGCAATGGGCATGGGTATGGGACAAGCAAAAAATCGCAGTAAAGGTTATGATTTTGACGAAATTTACAGCCGTGTTGGCGTAAATTCTGTGAAATGGGACAGCGCAATTCGTCGCTATGGTAAAGACAAAATTACAGTGCCGATGGGCATTGCCGATCTTGATTTCCGCCAACATCCTGCCGTTGTTAAGGCGCTTCAGAAACGTGCTACATATGACAACTATGGTTATGAAACAATTCCAGATAGCTACTGGCAATCAATCATCGACTGGAACAAAGAACGTTACGGTATCGAGCTAAAGAAAGAATGGCTTCGTAACTCATCTGCGCTTAAGCCTGGTATGGTATCTTCTATGCGTGGTCTTAATCCGGTTAAGGGTAAAGTGATCCTTTCAACACCAACATATTCCGGTTTCCGTGGTGCGATCAATAAAGCCGGTATGCGCGTTGAAATGAACCCGCTTAAAAAAGTCAATGGCCGCTGGACATTTGATCTTGAAGATCTTGAAAAGCGTCTTGATTATGAAACAAAGTGTCTTGTGCTTTGTAACCCGAATAACCCAACAGGTGAATGTTGGACAGCAGATGAAATGCGTGCTCTTGGAGATCTTTGTATTTCAAAAGGCGTAACAGTTCTTTCTGATGAAATTCACTGTGACTTTGTAACGAAAGGTAACAAGTTTGTTCCTTACTCATCACTTGGTGAAAAATACGCACAAACAAGTATCACATACCGTTCACCATCAAAAACATTCGGTCATGCGAACCTTAAGGTTGCGTACTTCTATACAGAAAATGAAGACCTTATGAACGCAACAATGATCGGTGGTGGTCATGAAACTGGCGTAAACGCATTTGGTCTTGCTGCTGCGGAAGCAGCCTTCACAGAGGGCGCAGAATGGGTTGATGATGTAAATGAATATCTGGATGAGAACTTCGATTATCTTGTTGAATATATCAATACACCTGGCAACATGCCTGGTATCGAATACACAAAACCAGAAGGTACATACCTTGCATGGCTTGACTGTAACGGTCTTAAAGAACGTGTTGCGACACCTGAAAAGGTTAAAGCACTTCATGACAAGTGGATGGCAGCTGGCAATCACCGCCGTGTAACACCAGAAATGGCAATCGGCGAATGGATGGTTGAAAATTCAGGTGTTCAATTAAACGCAGGTCATTCATATGGTGTAGGCTCAGATGGCTTCATGCGTATGAACATCGCCGTTCCACGTTCAAGCCTAAAAACTGCGCTTGATAACATGAACGCAGCACTGAAAAAAGAATTCGGTTAA
- a CDS encoding methylamine utilization protein, whose product MAFIMVSVANAATLSGTVKDKNGKDVEFAVITLIGENVAISGDNTHMPSPVMSQKNIKFTPFVLPVSKGSTVSFPNRDNIRHHVYSFSKVKRFELELYNGDEEKSVHFDKEGVVALGCNIHDSMLAYIYIVPSNKFSTTGKNGSLVINDIPAGTYKAQVWHPRLKGNIENYEKEITLSDDQSFQLDFEIDLKRERKRRNRGTY is encoded by the coding sequence ATGGCTTTCATAATGGTAAGCGTTGCAAATGCAGCAACCCTATCAGGTACCGTTAAAGACAAAAATGGCAAAGATGTTGAATTTGCCGTTATTACTTTAATTGGTGAAAATGTCGCTATTTCTGGTGATAATACGCATATGCCCTCCCCGGTCATGAGCCAAAAAAACATTAAATTTACACCATTTGTTTTACCCGTTTCAAAAGGCAGCACTGTTTCTTTCCCCAATAGAGACAACATCCGCCATCATGTTTATTCATTTTCAAAAGTTAAACGGTTCGAATTAGAGCTATATAACGGCGACGAAGAAAAATCGGTCCATTTTGACAAAGAAGGTGTTGTAGCTCTTGGATGTAACATCCATGACAGTATGCTTGCCTATATCTATATCGTTCCATCAAATAAATTTTCGACAACTGGTAAGAATGGCTCACTCGTTATTAATGATATTCCTGCTGGAACCTATAAGGCACAAGTCTGGCATCCAAGATTAAAAGGAAATATCGAAAACTATGAAAAAGAAATTACACTTTCTGATGATCAATCATTTCAGCTTGATTTTGAAATTGATTTAAAACGCGAACGAAAACGCAGAAACAGAGGAACCTATTAA
- a CDS encoding DUF1611 domain-containing protein: protein MITIEIKPPYLIFVGDETDTSYAKTGAGLIEWRPELCVGQIGINGGGIDGAPHMTIQEAKEAGVKSLVIGTAAIGGGVPDVWLDTLEEALAAGMDIVAGVHQLLNDNERLVAAAKKSGSRLIDVRVPPKDIPVGTGKKRSGKRILMVGTDCAIGKKYSALAIEKDMKKAGLNADFRASGQTGIMIAGRGIPIDCVVADFISGAAEMLSPDNTDDHWDVVEGQGGIYHPGYSGVTMGLLVGSQPDAFVVCHDAVRTHISGWDDFPLPSIQDVINRVTEIGKQVNPDIRCVGICVNTSQLGGETREKYLSDLSAEYGLPCVDPIIDGTMPIVEQVKSEFPE from the coding sequence ATGATTACCATTGAGATTAAACCTCCTTATCTTATTTTTGTCGGTGATGAAACCGATACGTCCTATGCGAAAACTGGTGCGGGCCTAATTGAATGGCGCCCGGAATTATGTGTTGGTCAAATCGGCATTAATGGCGGCGGCATTGATGGTGCGCCCCATATGACCATTCAAGAGGCCAAAGAAGCAGGCGTTAAATCATTGGTAATAGGCACAGCCGCTATTGGTGGCGGCGTTCCTGATGTCTGGCTTGATACATTGGAAGAGGCCCTCGCCGCAGGTATGGATATTGTTGCAGGGGTCCATCAATTACTAAATGATAATGAACGACTTGTTGCGGCCGCGAAAAAATCTGGTTCCCGCCTAATTGACGTACGTGTTCCACCAAAAGACATTCCTGTCGGCACGGGTAAAAAACGCAGCGGCAAGCGTATACTGATGGTTGGCACCGATTGTGCCATCGGTAAAAAATATTCCGCCCTTGCCATTGAAAAAGATATGAAAAAAGCGGGCCTTAACGCAGATTTCCGTGCAAGCGGCCAAACTGGCATCATGATTGCCGGGCGCGGTATTCCGATTGATTGCGTGGTTGCCGATTTCATTTCCGGCGCTGCAGAAATGCTTTCACCGGACAATACCGATGACCACTGGGATGTGGTAGAGGGCCAAGGCGGCATTTACCACCCAGGTTATAGCGGTGTAACCATGGGTTTACTTGTAGGATCACAACCTGATGCATTCGTCGTATGTCATGACGCCGTCAGAACCCACATTTCCGGCTGGGATGATTTCCCGTTACCATCTATTCAAGACGTCATTAACCGCGTCACCGAAATCGGAAAACAAGTAAATCCTGATATCAGATGCGTTGGCATTTGTGTGAACACGTCACAACTTGGTGGTGAGACCCGTGAAAAATATTTAAGCGATTTATCAGCTGAATACGGCCTGCCATGCGTTGACCCGATCATTGACGGCACCATGCCAATTGTCGAGCAGGTAAAATCAGAATTTCCAGAATAA